A genomic region of Papaver somniferum cultivar HN1 chromosome 7, ASM357369v1, whole genome shotgun sequence contains the following coding sequences:
- the LOC113298013 gene encoding uncharacterized protein LOC113298013: MEQKQKDMSGVLGRDGEKKEMDAEEKVLEELPLESSPYVKYSDIEDYKRQGYGTEGHLQPKTGLGAGATDAPTPSGTALSGKQEERASKGAEVHA, from the coding sequence atgGAACAGAAGCAGAAAGATATGTCAGGAGTATTGGGAAGAGATGGAGAAAAGAAAGAAATGGATGCTGAAGAAAAGGTGTTGGAAGAGTTGCCATTAGAGAGCAGTCCATATGTGAAATACTCGGATATTGAGGATTACAAGCGCCAAGGTTATGGAACTGAAGGTCACCTTCAACCCAAGACTGGACTTGGTGCTGGAGCTACTGATGCTCCCACCCCTTCTGGAACTGCTCTTTCTGGTAAGCAAGAGGAGAGAGCAAGCAAAGGGGCTGAAGTCCATGcgtaa
- the LOC113298012 gene encoding activating signal cointegrator 1 codes for MASTGSGEWLEKALLDICKNIENGLDLDSDLISGLVSFCELAPPEDAQQYLNNIVGQEAGQSVIEEYMQRRGYIGTSTRTVDAPNAKVHAYVKPPSDEGSSSGSKKQPKATKEVQVPISRENKAPAETSENRNTQKVNPSNSKKKKSGKVISLAEAAKGSVVFQQGKPCACQARRHKLVSNCLSCGKIVCEQEGEGPCSFCGALVLREGSTYAGLDESFVPLSDAEATAEAFAKRLVDYDRNSAARTTVIDDQSDYYEIEGNSWLSKEEKGLLMKKRQDIEEADKARRNKVVMTFDLVGRKVLMSKGENEETEPENSILRRPDEREVHRIKPNPNLKVQPVFVDPGHSKDTGRAKQQNRRPANGLCLEISGRVQHDGKEQRHVMAEGSSESVSIGDHWQEPSVNGGLHVKEEDYECSWE; via the exons ATGGCATCGACAGGTTCAGGAGAATGGTTAGAGAAAGCGTTGTTAGATATCTGTAAGAACATTGAAAATGGTTTAGATTTAGATAGTGATCTCATCTCTGGTCTTGTTTCTTTCTGCGAACTAGCTCCTCCTGAAGATGCTCAACAATATCTCAAC AATATTGTCGGCCAAGAAGCTGGTCAAAGTGTGATTGAAGAATATATGCAACGCAGGGGTTACATTGGTACCAGTACAAGAACTGTAGATGCACCAAATGCTAAGGTGCATGCCTATGTGAAACCGCCTTCAGATGAAGGATCAAGCAGTGGGAGCAAAAAACAGCCTAAAGCAACTAAAGAGGTACAGGTACCGATTAGTAGGGAAAATAAAGCTCCAGCTGAGACCAGTGAGAATCGAAACACCCAGAAAGTAAATCCGtctaattccaaaaagaaaaagtctGGGAAGGTTATTTCACTAGCAGAGGCTGCAAAAGGGTCGGTCGTATTTCAGCAAGGGAAACCTTGTGCATGCCAAGCGCGTCGTCATAAGCTTGTGAGCAATTGTTTATCTTGTGGCAAGATAGTTTGTGAACAAGAAGGTGAGGGACCGTGCAGTTTTTGTGGAGCCTTAGTGCTGAGGGAAGGAAGCACCTATGCAGGTTTAGATGAATCTTTTGTCCCACTATCTGATGCTGAAGCAACAGCTGAAGCCTTCGCAAAGAGGCTAGTGGATTATGACCGAAACTCAGCAGCTCGTACTACAGTTATTGACGACCAAAGTGACTACTATGAAATCGAAGGAAATAGCTGGCTATCTAAAGAG GAAAAAGGTCTTCTAATGAAGAAGAGACAGGATATTGAAGAAGCGGATAAAGCTCGGAGAAATAAAGTTGTGATGACATTTGATTTGGTTGGCCGTAAG GTGTTAATGAGTAAGGGCGAAAACGAAGAAACAGAACCAGAGAACAGTATACTACGTAGACCTGATGAAAGAGAAGTACACAGGATCAAGCCGAATCCAAATCTTAAGGTTCAACCAGTCTTTGTGGATCCTGGCCATAGTAAAGATACTGGTAGGGCAAAACAACAGAACAGGAGACCAGCAAATGGCTTATGCTTGGAGATAAGCGGAAGGGTGCAGCATGATGGTAAGGAACAGCGTCACGTTATGGCAGAAGGTTCAAGTGAATCTGTTTCCATCGGAGATCACTGGCAAGAGCCATCAGTAAATGGAGGTTTGCATGTGAAAGAAGAAGATTATGAATGTTCCTGGGAGTAA